In the Kwoniella mangroviensis CBS 8507 chromosome 3, whole genome shotgun sequence genome, one interval contains:
- a CDS encoding histone H2B encodes MAPKSVASKAPASQASKAPAAASKAPAKAAKSTAPAKEGGKKRSKKRVESYSSYIYKVLKQVHPDTGISNKAMAILNSFVSDIFERIASEASKLASYNHRSTISSREIQTAVRLILPGELSKHAISEGTKAVTKYSSSK; translated from the exons ATGGCTCCTAAATCCGTCGCTTCCAAAGCCCCTGCTTCTCAAGCTTCCAAAGCTCCCGCTGCCGCTTCCAAGGCTcctgccaag GCCGCTAAATCCACTGCTCCCGCCaaggaaggtggtaagaagAGATCCAAGAAGAGGGTTGAATCTTACTCTTCTTACATCTACAAGGTACTCAAGCAAGTCCACCCCGATACCGGTATCTC AAACAAAGCTATGGCTATCTTGAACTCCTTCGTCTCCGATATCTTCGAGCGAATCGCCTCTGAAGCTTCCAAACTCGCTTCTTACAACCACCgatcaaccatctcatcccgAGAGATCCAAACTGCCGTCCGACTTATCCTCCCCGGAGAACTCTCCAAGCACGCCATCTCCGAAGGTACCAAGGCCGTCACCAAGTACTCTTCCTCCAAATAA